From Solanum stenotomum isolate F172 chromosome 2, ASM1918654v1, whole genome shotgun sequence:
GTCATCTTCAATCTAGCTTGTTAACATCCGAATTCAAGGAATAAATCCGAATCGAAATACATACAAATTCTTAGATAATAATGACTGTATGGAAGGATCCAATCCTTTTACCCAAGCAAGGGGTCTGTCCAGATTCAAATACGTATTGTCAATGAGCCCATGTGTCTAGCtgttctaaccgggtatgacACGCCTTTTTAACTCATTTTGCGGGCTAAGACCACAACTGGCTAGACGGAGTCACTAAGACAAAGCCATTAACTTATTGTATTGAATCTGACTGTACCACCATCTCGAAACCAAgtcaaaaattatatatgaatttatgcatACTTAGATAAAGTCTAGATCTTTCATGGTAGATATAAAAGcgaagttagttatccggcatagatataagtctttagccggacatagtcaaGGCTTGAATAGGAGAgtaataaagaaataagaagaagataaattacCTTAGGAACAAACAACACACTTTTATTCTCCGACCAAAGTCCGGCAAACTCACATTCAAACTTTACAAAAGAGAGTGAGAGGGAGAGAAAGTAGAGAGAAGAGTTGGTTTCTAAAACCTGCCTCTTTACAAAATAAAAGCCCTTATTTATAGATAGATAAAAACATCTAGGAATATTAAAAAGGGTCCCTTATGTGGGGCCTAAACAGTACATCCACTGTTGGTAGTGCTTATCTTCACTTTTGTCCACTAAGCTTTGTCTCTTAGCTTTGCCAAAAGTTCTTCAGCCCTTTTCAGTGCATCTGCtggttcttcttcttcaatttgttgggcTTCGTGTATATCTTCACTAGCCTCACTACGCATTGACGAATTTGATTTTGCATattgatttaaatttgaaaggaGGGTCTTTTTTACCTCTTCCAGGTAatccaaaatcattttattttgctCCTCTTCATCATGATTAGAAATCCTTCGTGCCATATGCTTTACCGAAGTTGACTCATCAGTTACAATTCCTTTATTAGGAATTGATTTATATTCTTTGATAGTTGCTGCAATTTGATCCAACAGTTCTTGTCTATATATTGACTTTGTTTGTGGATCTTTTTTCATTAACTTATCCCAGAAGTTATTATAATAGGTGCGATATAAACAGGGGATTTGTTCTTCTGTATAATCCACTTCTGGAACCCATTTGTGGATCCATGGAACAAAGAATTCTATAAAGAAACATATCTGTTCAATCTGCTGTAAATAAGAAATATGTTCTTGCTGATATAATCTGTTAAGATCTGGGGAAATCTTTATccattctttgtataacttAAGAAATGGTTCAGGcaatatcaatttcttttttaatcccTGGGGAGTTTCACGCTTGAGACCAATCATCTATGTAAAATAGATGAGAGCGAGAAAAAAGGCTCGAGAGACCTGTCTGGAATTTTTATTGTTGGCCCGTTGTACGACCACCAATTTAAAAACCAATTAGGTATAGGATTAGCAAATATCTTTGCACATACCTTTATGAACCAAGTATGTTTATGTCTCTCATTGTTATAACAGAGGACTTTATCGAAAGCCTGGATATAATCCCAATATGTGAAACTCATTTTAACATTGTTAAGACTACTCTGTCTTTTAGTCATTGAggaaataccccaatcttcGATGTGAATGATTTGTTTGATAATCATCTTGGAGAATttataaacattctcacttgTATTGTATCCTGCAAAGTGTTGGAATTCAACACCCGTGCTTATCAGCAAAGTTTCATAGTACTTccgagttttgtatgactcacccgGGAAGTATAGCCCATTAAGTAAGTacctctggaatatcttccaaggttcTTCTCTCCTCTGTATATCAGCATTTTctaagagaaatatcatttctcttttttctacctTTTGATAGGTTTTCATATCATCAATAGTATCTTTTTTGGCTATTGAAGCAAAAGTATTACTTTGCTTTTGGTTTATGTATTCTTGTAACTTAGCATATAACGGGTCGctttctggaatatcttccaaatGTATTGACAAAGAGGTTTTCTCTTgtgttttttaatttaatttaactaaacTCATTCCTCTTCTCTGTATAATAGGAGTACTGGATGATGAAAAAGATCCGTATGACGATCTTGATGAGACTGAGGATGATCTTCCTCTGCCTCTGCCTCTACCCTTAGTCATCCAATGGTGTTCCATTCTGCAAATGAAACAACAAGTTTTAAACCCAATTTGCATCATAATAAGTGTTAGATTCTCCTATAGATTGGAATAGATCTATCAACATTCCATCTATAATTTTCCAGCAAATAAGTTCCTTTATATCTTCATTAAAAGGAAGAACTTTTAGAATAGTAATCAATCTTTTTTCAGTAAAAAACATAGAGATGGGAATATCATTATCTCTTTATGAAAAACTACTATATTCACTCATTTTGAATGTATTCTCTTGATAAGAAGTCTGGGAGGGAGTTATCACTTCTTTTCTTATAtagaatctcaaaatcaaaagatGCTAATTGTGCTTGCCACCTTGAAAACATTAATTTAGACGCATCATGTTTAAAGTCTTtgtcaaacatatatttgaccGATTGAGCATCtgtttttatcaaaaacttCGGGTCGTAAAggtcatcttgaaattttaaaacacatttaacgatagttaacatttcatgagctaccgtTGCATATTTTCGTTGAGCATCGCTCCCTTTTCCTGAATGAAACCGAATAAGGTATTCGTGCTTATCATGAGGgttaatttgtttcaaaattccACCATAACCTATGTTGGACGCATCTGTCTCTACTATTTTAGGCCAAGCGGGATTGGCAAGGGTTAAGCAAGGTAAAGACttaactttttctttgattGCTTTAACAAGATTTGTGAGACTATCAATCCACGGTTTTTTATGCTCCTTTTTCAGCCTGTCGTATAATGGAGCCATATCGCGAGACAAGTTCTTGAAGAAGGGAGAATTATAATTCAAACTTCCCAGAAAACGCTGAAACTGCGTTCTATCAGTAATTATATCAGGAAATTTTGATGCGAATTCAATAGATCGCTGAATAGGAGTGATTTTTCCCTGGCAAACAAATAAGATGTCCTAAGAACCTTACttctgtttgaaaaagactcattttaggtttagatattaccaaaccattttgaataactattttcttgaaaatatctaAATGCTtgatatgcatttcaagagtctttgaataaaacaaaatatcatcaatatagacTATAATGAAATCCAcataaggattaaaaatatcattcataattttttgaaattcagaAGGGGCGTTTTTCAAGCCAAatggcataacattccattcgAATTGTCCAAACGGGACATTAAAAGCAGTTTTATAAGAatgttctttaaatatttgaatcttcCAATATCCTGATTTTagatcaaattttgaaaatatattggcGTCATATAATCTTGATagtaaatctcttttatttggaataggatacctaatccatttttagtATTTGTTTAAAGGTTTGTAATTTATCACTAACCTAGGGACACCACATTCTTTCTCTGCTGCATTATTAACACAAAAAGCAGTACAAGACCAAGGTGACCCGGAAGGTTTTATAAGAACTTTTTGTAACAGATTATCAATCTCttttttgcagaattcaacTAATTCAGAATTCATTTGGCAAGGACGGGATTTCGTAGGAATATTTtcctcagagaaatcatcttcatatggaagagtcaCAATGTGCTTTTTTCGATTCCAAAAAGCACTAGCAtgatcagcacaaatatcaatggccatCTGTTAAGAGATTATTTTAATCTTCTCCTGTACTTTCGTAGTTttcaaagtatcaaatatattcatactaaaaacTTCAAGCTGTAGAAAATTAATATGCTTTTGCTTCATTTCAATCAAAGCATTAATATCACGAGAAACCGGTtcagtgataaaagtataactaatatcacGATCTTTATAAGTTGTCgaaaatcctttagcatttatattgGTAAATGGATAAATAGCATTTATGAACGGAGTTCCTAAAATGataggagggtataactgattttttaccACGAAAAAAaagtgaggaatacaaacttCATTTTGGCAAATACGAGTGTTGGAtagtttatactttatatctaaagcatgtccagatgcagatttaaccatatgagtagttttctcaaaatatttagtaggcaCTAAACCCTCTTGAATGCAACTTACATCAGCTCCAGTATAAATCATGGCAATATTAGATAtagaaaaagaattatcaattaaaacagtacatttaacataccatttatgagctgtaatcacttgcatcattcctaaaaacatattttgtttaggGTCAATAGTTACAGGTTTAGCAAGGGTATTTTCTTCAACTGGAAAAtcatcaatttttgtttttcctttgctattagcagactcaatttgagtaagacggtgatcacaaataatatgattttgtttaagaaatttaatttcttcttttaattgttcaatttctccttttaaatcatcaaaagaggaATCACGAACTAGGATCTCAGAAGACGGGCGGTAGTTCGCGCGGTCATCTTCAATCTAGCTTGTTAACATCCGAATTCAAGGAATAAATCCGAATCGAAATACATACAAATTCTTAGATAACAATGATTGTATGGAAGGATCCAATCCTTTTACCCAAGCAAGGGGTCTGTCCAGATTCAAATACGTATTGTCAATGAGCCCATGTGTCTAGTAGTTCTAACCGAGTATGACACGCCTCTTTAACTCATTTCGCGGGCTAAGACCACGGCTGGCTAGACGGAGTTTCTAAGACAAAGACATTAACTTGTTGTATTGAATCTGACTGTACCACCATCTCGGAACcaagtaaaaaattatatatgaatttatgcatACTTAGATAAAGTCTAGATCTTTCATGGTAGATATAAAAGcgaagttagttatccggcatagatataagtctttagccggacatagtcacggctTGAATAGGAGAgtaataaagaaataagaagaagataaattacCTTAGGAACAAACAACACACTTTTATTCTCCGGCCAAAGTCCGGCAAACTCACATTCAAACTTtacaaaagagagagagaggtaGAGAAAGTAGAGAGAAAAGTTGGTTTCTAAAACCTCCCTCTTTACAAAATAAAAGCCCTTAATTATAGAGAGATAAAGGCATCTAGGAATAGTAAAAAGGGTCCCTTATGTGGGGCCTAAATAGTACATCCACTGTTGGTAGTGCTTATCTTCACTTTTGTCCACTAAGCTTTGTATCTTAGCTTTGCCAAAAGTTCTTCTGCCTTTTTCAGCGCATCTGttggttcttcttcttcaatttgttgggcTTCGTGCATATCTTCACTAGCCTCACTACGCATTGTGGAATCTGATTTTGCGTattgatttaaatttgaaaggaGGGTCTTTGTTTACCTCTTCTAGGTAatccaaaatcattttattttgctTCTCTTCATCATGATTAGAAATCCTTCGTGCTATATGCTTTACCGATGTTGACTCATCAGTTATAATTCCTTTATTAGGAATTGATTTATATTCTTTGATAGTTGCTGCAATTTGATCCAACAGTTCTTGTCCATTTATTGACTTTGTTTGCGGATCTTTTTTCATTAACTTATCCTAGAAGTTATTATAATAGGTGCGATATAAACAGGGGATTTGTTCTTCTGTAAAATCCACTTCTAGAACCCATTTTTGGATCCATGGAACAGGGAATTCTATAAAGAAACATATCTGTTCAATCTGCTGTAAATAAGAAATATGTTCTTGCTGATATAATCTTTTAAGATCTGGGGAAATCTTTATCCATTCTTTATATAACTTACGAAATGTTTcgggaaatatttttattgttggccCTTGGTATGACCACCAATTTAAAAACCAATTAGGTATAGGATTAGCAAATATCTTTGCACATACCTTTATGAACCAATTATGTTTATGTCTCTCATTGTTATAACAGAGGACTTTATCGAAAGCCTGGATATAATCCCAATATGTGAAACTCATTTTAACATTGTTAAGACTAATCTGTCTTTCAGTCATTGAggaaataccccaatcttcGATGTGAATGATTTGTTTGATAATCTTCTcggagaagttataaacattctcacttgTATTGTATCCTGCAAAGTGTTGGAATTCAACTCCCGTGCTTATCAACAAAGTTTCATAGTACTTccgagttttgtatgactcacccgGGAAGTATAGCTCATTAAGTAAGTacctctggaatatcttccaaggttcTTCTCTCCTCTGTATATCAGCATTTTctaagagaaatatcatttctcttttttctacctTTTGATAGGTTTTCATATCATCAATAGTATCTTTTTTGGCTATTGAAGCAAAAGTATTACTTTGCTTTTGGTTTATGTATTCTTGTAACTTAGCATATAACGGGTCGctttctggaatatcttccaaatGTATTGACAAAGAGGTTTTCTCTTgtgttttttaatttaatttaactaaacTCATTCCTCTTCTCTGTATAATAGGAGTACTGGATGATGAAAAAGATCCGTATGACGATCTTGATGAGACTGAGGATGATCTTCCTCTGCCTCTGCCTCTACCCTTAGTCATCCAATGGTGTTCCATTCTGCAAATGAAACAACAAGTTTTAAACCCAATTTGCATCATAATAAGTGTTAGATTCTCCTATAGATTGGAATAGATCTATCAACATTCCATCTATAATTTTCCAGCAAATAAGTTCCTTTATATCTTCATTAAAAGGAAGAACTTTTAGAATAGTAATCAATCTTTTTTCAGTAAAAAACATAGAGATGGGAATATCATTATCTCTTTATGAAAAACTACTATATTCACTCATTTTGAATGTATTCTCTTGATAAGAAGTCTGGGAGGGAGTTATCACTTCTTTTCTTATAtagaatctcaaaatcaaaagatGCTAATTGTGCTTGCCACCTTGAAAACATTAATTTAGACGCATCATGTTTAAAGTCTTtgtcaaacatatatttgaccGATTGAGCATCtgtttttatcaaaaacttCGGGTCGTAAAggtcatcttgaaattttaaaacacatttaacgatagttaacatttcatgagctaccgtTGCATATTTTCGTTGAGCATCGCTCCCTTTTCCTGAATGAAACCGAATAAGGTATTCGTGCTTATCATGAGGgttaatttgtttcaaaattccACCATAACCTATGTTGGACGCATCTTTCTCTACTATTTTAGGCCAAGCGGGATTGGCAAGGGTTAAGCAAGGTAAAGacttaactctttctttgattgCTTTAACAAGATTTGTGAGACTATCAATCCACGGTTTTTTATGCTCCTTTTTCAGCCTGTCGTATAATGGAGCCATATCGCGAGACAAGTTCTTGTAGAAGggagaaatataattcaaacttcCCAGAAAACGCTGAAACTGCGTTCTATCAGTAATTATATCAGGAAATTTTGATGCGAATTCAATAGATCGCTGAATAGGAGTGATTTTTCCCTGGCAAATAAGATGTCCCAAGAACCTTACttctgtttgaaaaagactcattttaggtttagatattACCAAACCATtctgaataactattttcttgaaaatatctaAATGCTtgatatgcatttcaagagtctttgaataaaacaaattatCATCAATATAGACTATAatgaaatccaaataaggattaaaaatatcattcataattttttgaaattcgtaggaatattttcctcagagaaatcatcttcatatggaagagtcaCAATGTGCTTTTTTCGATTCcaaaaagcactaggatgatcagCACAAATATCCATGGCCATTTGTTCAGAGATTATTTTAATCTTCTCCTGTACTTTAGTAGTTTTCaaagtatcgaatatattcatactaaaaatTTCAAGCTGTAGATAATTAATATGCTTTTGCTTCATTTCAATCAAAGCATTAATAGCACGAGAAATCGGTtcagtgataaaagtataactaatatcacGATCTTTATAAGTTGCCgaaaatcctttagcatttatattgGTAAATGGATAAATAGCATTTATGAATGGAGTTCCTAAAATGATAGaagggtataactgattttttaccaagaaaaagaagtgaggaatacaGACTTCATTTTGGCAAATAGGAGTGTT
This genomic window contains:
- the LOC125855887 gene encoding uncharacterized protein LOC125855887; the encoded protein is MSLFQTEVRFLGHLICQGKITPIQRSIEFASKFPDIITDRTQFQRFLGSLNYISPFYKNLSRDMAPLYDRLKKEHKKPWIDSLTNLVKAIKERVKSLPCLTLANPAWPKIVEKDASNIGYGGILKQINPHDKHEYLIRFHSGKGSDAQRKYATNGTPLDD